In the Paenibacillus sp. FSL R7-0337 genome, TGAACAGATAGAACGGCAGGCAATAAGACTCCGTATCCCAAAAGGCAAGGCCCCGGTAGGCTTCACCTGTCAACCCTTTGGCACCGATGTTGTACCCGGGATGGTCCCCGTGATACGTCTGATACAGCTGAAAAATACAAAAACGGATGCCCTGTTGATTCTCCGGGTCTCCTTCAATCCGGATATCACTGACAGCCCAGATACCGCTCCAATAGGCGGCCTGGTCAGCAAGCACCTCTTCCTCTACCAGCCGGTCCGCTGCTGCTGCAAGCTCCATGCCTTTTGTCCAGAGATGGTCTGCTGCTCGTGAAGTATTACTGCCTGTCACATTGACTACCAGCTTCGTGAAGGAAGCAGGCTCGCCTTCAGCCAGCATAAGCGAGAATTGTTGCCCGATATAGCGGTCCTCATCCACAAGCTCCGTATTCAGCTCCTGCGAAGACTTCAGGACAAAGCCTGAGAACAGCTGATTCCCGGTCGTTAGCGTACGGGCCATAATGGCAGTCACCGCACTCTCCTCTCCGCTGCGCAGCTCCCTCCACATGCTCTGGCCGTGTTCCTCATGGATCATGCCGAAGTCAAGCCCTGTGCGAACATCCACCGTACCCGTGAAATTAAGCGGCGTGAAGGTGATTTGCTGCATTCCCAGATGAGATGTGGTCATACTAACCAGCCGCGTGAAGCAGAGCTTCAGCTTTTTCCCGTCCGCCAGCAGCCAGATGAACTCCCGTGTATAGGTCCCGGTTCGGAAATCCAATCTGCGGGTGTACTTGTCAATACGGGAATGGGCCAGATCCAGCAGTTCACCATCTACCGAGATCCGGGTATGCAGCCAATCTACCCCATTCACCATATATCGCAGCGACCGGATAATACCCTTATAGTGGTTGCCGACCCCCATTTGCTCATTTAGTCCATTGAAATAGCTGCCCGGCAAGGAATCCCCGCTGTAGCCCTCGTCCGCATGCCCCCGCACCCCCATGTACTCATTGCCCAGTGAAAAAATCGATTCTGAAGTCCGGTTTCGTTCCGGATCAAAGCCCTCCTCAATAATTGCCCATGGATCGACCTTCAGATAGGGATCTGCTACCTTTGCCATCTTGGAACTCTCCTTCGCTAAGAGAATACTCGGCCTGCCCCGCCGCCCTATGCGGAGGTTCGGACGCTCAGTTTCAGAATATCTCTAAGCCCGCACAGGACCAAGGTCAGCTCGTAAGCGAGTTATGTGCATTTGTACGGACATCATTAACATGCGGGAAAACCAAAAAAAGCCGTTCCCTCCCTAGAACTATCCAGAACAGGGGGGAGCTGCTATAATATCCTATAACACAGGGAAAGGAACCCTTTTCAGGGCAAAAACGTAACCAATCTCACACAAATGAAGTGAAAATTATCACAATGTTAAAAATTCGACACTTTTATACGAAAATATTTAACCATAAAGAGGAATTTCAAGGTATAATTAATTTAAAATTTACTGAAAAACTGAGGGAATAAAGGGGATGTCGATTATGATAAAGGAACATTATAATGTTATCGAAGCCCGCGGCAATACAAACTGTTTCTCCGAACAGAACTTTAACCGCCTGTTGGTCACAATGAAGGAACGCATGGTCCCTGAGGGTTCTCACCTCTTCTGGGAAGGCGACTTTTCGGATAAATTGTTTTATATCAAGCGTGGACGTGTGAAATTAACCAAATCTACAGACGAAGGCAAAGAACTGATTCTGTATATGTATCAGGCTGGTGATATGGTGGGTCAGGCTGACCCGTTCTTCAGCACGAAGCACAGCTTCACGGCCGAAGTGATTGAAGAGAGTGAAGTTGGCGTGATCGAGCAGAAGGATCTGGAGATTCTGATCTGCCAGCACTGCGATTTCGCTATTGACTTCATGAAATGGATGGGGATTCATCACCGTCTCACACAGACGAAATTCCGCGATCTGATGATGTACGGCAAACCGGGCGCACTCTGCTCCACACTGATCCGACTTGGCAACACCTATGGTGAGAAGACCGGCGACAGCATTCTGATTAACAAAAAAATCACGCATACAGATCTGTCCAACATGATCGGCGCTACCCGTGAGAGCGTTAACCGCATGCTGAGTGATCTGCGCAAAAAAGATGCAGTGGAGTATGAGAATGGTATGATTGTCATCAAGGATCTGGCGATGCTTCAGGAAATCTGCCATTGCGAATTATGTCCCAATGAAATTTGCCGAATTTAATTTCCTATCAATAATACCCTCTATTTACCTCATTGAAACATATCTGACCCGATAAATTTAATAGAGTGGTCAAGGCGCCCTGTCCGGCGTCTTTTTTTCTTGTCCCGCGATGTATTCACCGTACTGGCGGCACATCCTATGAACCTTTTACTTCCCAATCATCATAATATTCTGGTGTTACAGGCAGTTCCTCACCCCTAAGGAACTTAGCAGCATATACGGCTAACGGAGAAGCTGAGTCGAGTGTTATTCTAGTGATATCCACCCATTCCGCCCCACGGGAATCCTGTTCTTCGAACATTGAAATGGCAACAGGCTCTTCTTCCCCGGCCAATTCAACCTGATACAAGGCTGCCATATGATGCATTTGTGTAAAGTGATCTTCGTTATACGGGATAAAGAAATCGAAGGTGCCCAGGTTTTGTTGTACCTTTACTGTATAACCAGTCTCTTCAACAAACTCTCTGATCAAGCCGTCAACCAGGGATTCACCAGTCTCCAGTCTCCCCCCCGGCAGATCGTATCTTCCGCTATAAGGGCCCCTTCCTTTATGGATCACCAGCAGCCTGCCGTCACGCTGACAAATTCCATATACGCCAAAATGGTTAAAGCTTGCCATCGCAGCCCTCTCCTCCGTTCGTCTTCTAAATAGATCACCTGTATCAGTAAGCTATACCTACACGGGTTCTTATGAAATCGCTAGCATCAATTTGACTATACGTGAATTCCGCTGTATCTGCTACAGATATTTCACTGCCTCCTTCGGGCAGAATATCTTGTCTCACACGATAGGTCCCCAAGCGTTCTCCGTTCAGCAGAGCGGTTGGGCACACAATGGTCCATTTCAGAGTCGACCGCTCCAACAAGCGATAGGCTTGTTCATGTTCTTCTGCAGCACGGGTGGACCTGCGTTTAGATTCGCTGGATTGGTAACGCAGGAGTTCCGGAGAAAGCTCACTTTGAAGAATGCCCGCAGTTCCTACGGTAATAATGCGCTCTATCTCTTCCTCGTACATGGCTCCGATGATAAAAGGCATACTATCTGTAAGTGTGGTTGTCCCATCGGTGTTCAACGCACTAATCACTACATCATTTCCCTGCACTGCCCGGGCGATATCATCTTGATTAAGAACATTACCTTCGATGATCGTGAGGTTGGCATGGAGAGGCTGAACCTTCTCCAGCGTGCGGGCCAGCACGGTCACATGATGTCCATCCTGAAGAGCATGGGTAACAATATGGCTCCCCACCCGGCCGGTGGCACCAAGAATCAATATATTCATATGAGAATAACCTCCTGAAGTGTATCTCCTATCACTCATTAATTTTTGGCCGCTATGCCATCTTCTAATTCCTAGTTAACTTAAACACTTCCCGGGCCATCCATTCAATAAAAAAAAGGACAGGAAATTGTGTGGTTACATTTGCTGTTTCGTAATATTCTTCATTCACATTATAAGGAATTGTGAGATCCGATATCTTGGCCAAAGTAGATTGACGATTGTTGGTGATACTGATAATTTTGCCTTTCTCCTGTTTGATTTGTCTGAGGAGCGGCAAGGTATAGGGGTTCTCACCTGAGGTAGATAAGGAAATTGTAATGTTATTCTCCCGTAAACTGGCATGTACAGGGAAGTGCGGATCTTTGATGTACATAGCAAATGTTCCAAGACTGGAGAAATATCTCGCGCCATATTCCGCCATAATGCCTGAACTTCCGGTACCGATAAAAATGACTGAGCTGGCTTTTGCAATCAACTGTGCTGCTAATCTGATTTTTTCTTCGATATCTGGATGCTGGGATTGCTCAAAAAATTCATATACGGTATGATGCGTAGATTTTAAATTTTGCACAGACGCTTTTTTGTGCTGGGATAAAAGCATTTTTAGTTTGACTTTAAACTCCGAAAAGCCCTCGCACTGATTTTTTCTGCAAAACCGCAAAATAGTCGCTGTTGATACATGCGTTTCATCGGCTAGCTCTCTAATTCGCATGTAGGCCACTTTATCTAAATTTTTTGTAACATAGTTAAATATAGACATTTCCAATTCATTATAGGATGAGATTTGTTCATTGGAAAACATGACCTTCTCCTCTCAAAAATCGCGTAAACAAGCGGTTTGTATGGATTAACGATTTCAATGTATCATACAGCCCCCCATAAAACAACCTGTTTCATTTGTGTAACAAAAGTGAATCGGTGTCAAAGCAAACAAAAACTTAAAAACTATATATTTTCTCTGATGAAATGCGTATTATGGCCCTATAACATATGTTTGAGTTACCGGATTACAACTGGCTATACGCGTCCATGGCCAGGCAGCAGCAGAGCTGAATCAATCTTTTATATTGATACCAAAGGGGTAATCATACGCCATGGATAAAAAACAATTGTCTCAGGATATTCTTAGGCTGGTTGGCGGTCAAGAAAATATCGACCAGGTCACTCACTGTATGACAAGACTGAGATTCAACCTGAATAACAACAGCAAGGCGGACAAAGCAGCGTTAAAAAACACGCCCGGTGTGATGGGGGTTGCGGAGAATGGCGGACAGTTTCAGGTCATTATTGGTAACGATGTGCCTCAGGTATACAGCGCACTTATAAGTAACATGAAGAGTGCGCCGGAAAAGAGTGCGCCGACGGGGGGGAAGAAACGGAATCCGATTAGTGCGCTATTTGATTTTATTGCCGGCATGTTTACCCCAATTCTGCCTGCGATAGCGGGCGCCGGGATGATCAAGGGGATTATAGCTATCCTGGTGGCCTTGGGATGGATGACTGATAAAAGCTCTACCTATACCATTTTGTCCGCTGTAGGGGACGGAGCGTTTTATTTCTTGCCCATTATCCTGGCGGTCAGTGCAGCCAAAAAGATGGGCAGCAATATCTTTATCGGGGCATCGCTGGCAGCAGGGATCATGCATCCAACGATAACGGCATTGCTGGCGGAGGGAGACTCCAGCTTCGCAGGGATCACGGTTATTGCCGCATCCTATTCATCCACGGTGGTTCCGATCGTTATCGCCATCTGGATTGCTTCTTATGTGGAGAGAGCCGTTGACCGCATCACCCATGCTTCCCTGAAGCTGATTGTTGTACCTACCGTTACACTTCTAATCATGGTTCCGCTTACTTTAATTGCGATCGGACCTTTAGGCTCTATTTTGGGTAACAGCTTGTCTGACGGTATTGCGTGGTTATTTGATAACGCCTCCATTTTTGCGAGTATTCTCATTGCCGGAACGATGTCCGTGTTAATTATTACAGGTATGCATTATGCACTTTTACCAATTGTAGTGAGTTCAATGGCAACTTTCGGTTATGACTTTATCATTCCCTTAATGTTTGCTGCTAATATGGCGCAAGGCGGTGCAGCATTTGGGGTTGGCTTTAAGTCAAAAGTGACATCCACCAAATCACTTGCGTATTCCACAGGACTAACCGCGCTTATGGGTATTACCGAGCCTGCAATGTACGGGATTAATATGAAGTTCAAGAAGCCGTTCGCTGCAGCCCTCATTGGTGGAGCAGTCTCCGGAGCATTCATGGGAATATTCACTGTTAAAACATTTGCAGTGGGCACCGCAGGTTTACCGGGGATTGCAGCTTTTGCCGGTCCGGCCATCAGCAACCTGGTTTACGGTCTGGTTGGCGGATTGATCGGGTTCGCAGTTGCCTCTTTAATTACCTATCTCCTAGGCTTCCAAGAAGAAATGGAGCCACAAACAGCAAAAGCAATGCCTGTGACTCCAACTGCTGCTGCAACAGAAGTGGTTATGGTGCAGGATCAAGAAATCTTTAGTCCTATGACCGGTGAGGTCAAACCACTCAGCGAAGTGCCTGACCCTGCTTTTTCGGAAGAACTGATGGGTAAAGGATTTGCAATTCAACCGTCTTCAGGACGGGTTGTATCTCCAGTAGAAGGCACTGTGTTCTCATTGTCAAAGAGCGGTCATGCTATTGGACTATTAAGTAACAGCGGAGCAGAACTGCTGATCCATATCGGAATTGATACAGTGAAGCTGAAGGGGCAATTCTTCTCGCCGCAGGTTCAGGTGGGAGGCAAGGTATCAATGGGCGATATCCTGATGGAATTCGATCGCGAACAGATTCAACAAGCGGGATACAACTTGATATCACCAGTTATTATTACCAACATGCATCAATATTCATCCATCCAGACAGCAGGTCGTACCACGATTAAAGAACGAGAGTTACTGTATACAGCCAAAGCTTAAATCATGAAAGGTGGAGCAGCATGACACACACAAATCCATTTCCTCCAGATTTCCTGTGGGGAGGTTCAGTATCGGCTAACCAGATTGAAGGGGCTTATCTTGAGGATGGCAAGGGCTTATCCATTCAGGATATTATGCCCA is a window encoding:
- a CDS encoding Crp/Fnr family transcriptional regulator, whose amino-acid sequence is MKEHYNVIEARGNTNCFSEQNFNRLLVTMKERMVPEGSHLFWEGDFSDKLFYIKRGRVKLTKSTDEGKELILYMYQAGDMVGQADPFFSTKHSFTAEVIEESEVGVIEQKDLEILICQHCDFAIDFMKWMGIHHRLTQTKFRDLMMYGKPGALCSTLIRLGNTYGEKTGDSILINKKITHTDLSNMIGATRESVNRMLSDLRKKDAVEYENGMIVIKDLAMLQEICHCELCPNEICRI
- a CDS encoding NUDIX hydrolase, producing MASFNHFGVYGICQRDGRLLVIHKGRGPYSGRYDLPGGRLETGESLVDGLIREFVEETGYTVKVQQNLGTFDFFIPYNEDHFTQMHHMAALYQVELAGEEEPVAISMFEEQDSRGAEWVDITRITLDSASPLAVYAAKFLRGEELPVTPEYYDDWEVKGS
- a CDS encoding SDR family oxidoreductase, whose protein sequence is MNILILGATGRVGSHIVTHALQDGHHVTVLARTLEKVQPLHANLTIIEGNVLNQDDIARAVQGNDVVISALNTDGTTTLTDSMPFIIGAMYEEEIERIITVGTAGILQSELSPELLRYQSSESKRRSTRAAEEHEQAYRLLERSTLKWTIVCPTALLNGERLGTYRVRQDILPEGGSEISVADTAEFTYSQIDASDFIRTRVGIAY
- a CDS encoding MurR/RpiR family transcriptional regulator, which encodes MFSNEQISSYNELEMSIFNYVTKNLDKVAYMRIRELADETHVSTATILRFCRKNQCEGFSEFKVKLKMLLSQHKKASVQNLKSTHHTVYEFFEQSQHPDIEEKIRLAAQLIAKASSVIFIGTGSSGIMAEYGARYFSSLGTFAMYIKDPHFPVHASLRENNITISLSTSGENPYTLPLLRQIKQEKGKIISITNNRQSTLAKISDLTIPYNVNEEYYETANVTTQFPVLFFIEWMAREVFKLTRN
- a CDS encoding beta-glucoside-specific PTS transporter subunit IIABC, whose product is MDKKQLSQDILRLVGGQENIDQVTHCMTRLRFNLNNNSKADKAALKNTPGVMGVAENGGQFQVIIGNDVPQVYSALISNMKSAPEKSAPTGGKKRNPISALFDFIAGMFTPILPAIAGAGMIKGIIAILVALGWMTDKSSTYTILSAVGDGAFYFLPIILAVSAAKKMGSNIFIGASLAAGIMHPTITALLAEGDSSFAGITVIAASYSSTVVPIVIAIWIASYVERAVDRITHASLKLIVVPTVTLLIMVPLTLIAIGPLGSILGNSLSDGIAWLFDNASIFASILIAGTMSVLIITGMHYALLPIVVSSMATFGYDFIIPLMFAANMAQGGAAFGVGFKSKVTSTKSLAYSTGLTALMGITEPAMYGINMKFKKPFAAALIGGAVSGAFMGIFTVKTFAVGTAGLPGIAAFAGPAISNLVYGLVGGLIGFAVASLITYLLGFQEEMEPQTAKAMPVTPTAAATEVVMVQDQEIFSPMTGEVKPLSEVPDPAFSEELMGKGFAIQPSSGRVVSPVEGTVFSLSKSGHAIGLLSNSGAELLIHIGIDTVKLKGQFFSPQVQVGGKVSMGDILMEFDREQIQQAGYNLISPVIITNMHQYSSIQTAGRTTIKERELLYTAKA